In Rhodamnia argentea isolate NSW1041297 chromosome 1, ASM2092103v1, whole genome shotgun sequence, the genomic window TTCAATTCATTAATTGTTTGAAATCTGATTTTGTTTCTCTAACATTATTAGAACTCATTGAATATCTGAATGAGAGGAACAGAGGGCACATACCTAAATAGTAAAAATGGCCCCCGAAAATCTCAGGCATCGAAGAAAGAATTTAGTGAAAGGAAGTTAAAATGTTCAGCAGGAAAGGCTAAAATCATCATTCCGGCAGTCGACACCACCGGATCTTTGCTCTTGGGCTTGCTCTTGATGCTTCGTGATGCGTGCTTGTTCCAACTGCGGCGAGAGACGATGAGCTTGAATGTGGTACGGACTAGCAAAACTCCCCAAGGCTAGTGCTGGCGGATCTGGCCATGGACGGGTCGTACTAATCGTGGTGTTGTAGTCCATTGCAGAAACAAATTTCCCAACGCCGTTGGACCCATTGGCATCATACTTAATTTCTTGTtgatattgttgttgttgttgatcaTGATGCCTCCTAAATTGTTGCTGCTCATGAGCCCTAACCATGTCCTGTTGCTCCCTCGCTGCCGCAATAGCCGCAAGTTGATGCTCTTCGAACAATTGTTGTTGCTTTAACATTGTCGACCCTCCACCATGCCACAACGTGTCACCCTCGCCCCCAATCGTCATGCCCGGCGCCGTGTTGTACAATGCCATCATGGAAGACAAGGGATTACCAGTGGCGAAGTTCGCCCCGGTAGGTTGTGTGATGGTCGGTATCATTGGTTGGGGTCCAATGTAGGCAGCGAGCTCTTTCTTGGCATTGCTGAGCTCTTTGTGCAGCAAGTTGAGCTTGTGTTGGAGGATGGAGATGAGCCCAACGCACCCGTAGACGGGGTCGCGGAGGCGGACCTCGGCCTCATAGGCGAGGGAGTTCGCCGCGTCCTCTCGCTGTGACACGTGGAGCTCGTTCAAAAGCTTGGCCACGTTGCTCGCGCCGAAAACCTCGTGAACATAGGCAAACTTCTGGGGCTGGTCAGCAGGGAAGTACGGGGCGAACACACACTCCTGGGTGCATTTCCGGCGTTGGCACTTGCACGCCGCGCACGGAGAACTCAACGACGACATAACATTTGTCCACTCTCAGTGCGAGGAAACCCCGACAAAGAGAATGAATCTCCCCAGC contains:
- the LOC115740313 gene encoding protein LATERAL ORGAN BOUNDARIES-like, which produces MSSLSSPCAACKCQRRKCTQECVFAPYFPADQPQKFAYVHEVFGASNVAKLLNELHVSQREDAANSLAYEAEVRLRDPVYGCVGLISILQHKLNLLHKELSNAKKELAAYIGPQPMIPTITQPTGANFATGNPLSSMMALYNTAPGMTIGGEGDTLWHGGGSTMLKQQQLFEEHQLAAIAAAREQQDMVRAHEQQQFRRHHDQQQQQYQQEIKYDANGSNGVGKFVSAMDYNTTISTTRPWPDPPALALGSFASPYHIQAHRLSPQLEQARITKHQEQAQEQRSGGVDCRNDDFSLSC